One stretch of Phaeodactylum tricornutum CCAP 1055/1 chromosome 9, whole genome shotgun sequence DNA includes these proteins:
- a CDS encoding predicted protein: MAAWFRPLRTVLRAPRRRKLGTILLTGLWFWARGCTGPPPAVAAAAHSMPSSRVAPSRQTRTRHGSTAANPSRKAGTAPGAAPRHTVASRRGTRWLVATGTGTVLAATGYAVTERRHRAKEQFRQDHPDQPELYDQREEIVGDELVYTKVTTRSQQDEEKALVTTRKLVREQARKMVQNVLHEQEQREKKGTANRGGNVPRAWQEETERRRTRPADDLPPALRDTGATKSNSDTPLAWRQRVEQILKPPSPPKPVVPQLDNITPFVGRAPPPSRTGINGDYDASGMMMSEIDYGDIEPPPAVSNSDAPQAWKQKGRQTIDDIIDEEDTNSDAPQAWTESTGATSTDNTNRDAPSAWSNAPPRPSVDNALSKRENLPPRRSIEEVLGVDDSLPDPAASMIPTGNQPNLEGILSSDKSDSDAPLMWREGGVAGNTNEALPPADGDTPLLWREEAQRQRREGRPQRYPWEGPPPPENAKSVVTDGLAYPEPDAQPSRDPDPIAEESEAENELAAFEEEPVVMEELSVTDESAFAEAPPLLEYEPPRVTMDDLETEIHVAESKREETSSELVSQVETAAPKEAEVPELESVTKVEDLLEDQGATADVVDFVDPDNKTNRSDPAKSDRKKQKMNQPKTKEEEEELQRKYAAAPTLEDKAFQILKDLGMLEDISEENESEDKST; the protein is encoded by the coding sequence ATGGCGGCTTGGTTCCGTCCCCTCCGTACCGTCCTCCGTGCTCCGCGCCGTCGTAAACTCGGTACGATTCTGTTGACCGGACTCTGGTTCTGGGCGCGGGGGTGCACGGGTCCACCTCCCGCCGTTGCCGCGGCTGCCCATTCAATGCCATCCTCCCGTGTCGCTCCGTCCCGGCAGACCCGCACCCGTCACGGTTCTACCGCCGCCAACCCGTCGCGCAAGGCCGGGACGGCCCCCGGCGCCGCCCCCCGCCATACCGTCGCCTCCCGTCGAGGCACCCGGTGGCTAGTGGCCACCGGTACGGGCACCGTTCTCGCCGCCACGGGATACGCCGTCACGGAACGTCGTCACCGCGCCAAAGAACAATTCCGTCAGGATCATCCGGATCAGCCCGAATTGTACGATCAACGGGAAGAAATTGTGGGCGACGAACTCGTCTACACCAAAGTCACCACGCGGTCGcagcaagacgaagaaaaggcgtTGGTCACTACGCGCAAACTCGTCCGCGAGCAGGCGCGGAAAATGGTCCAAAATGTTCTGCACGAACAGGAACAGCGTGAAAAGAAAGGCACGGCCAACCGGGGCGGGAACGTGCCGCGGGCCTGGCAGGAAGAAACCGAACGCCGACGCACCCGGCCAGCGGACGACTTGCCGCCCGCCTTGCGGGACACGGGCGCAACCAAGAGCAACAGCGATACGCCCCTGGCTTGGCGCCAGCGAGTGGAACAGATTCTcaagccgccgtcgccaCCGAAGCCTGTTGTGCCGCAACTGGACAATATTACTCCGTTTGTTGGCCgtgcgccgccgccgtcgagGACCGGGATCAATGGTGATTATGACGCGTCGGGTATGATGATGAGTGAAATCGATTACGGCGACATCGAGCCACCACCAGCAGTGTCCAACAGTGACGCACCCCAGGCCTGGAAACAAAAGGGACGACAGACGATCGACGACATcatcgacgaagaagacacCAATAGCGATGCTCCGCAGGCGTGGACCGAGTCAACAGGTGCAACTTCTACAGACAACACGAATCGTGATGCTCCGAGCGCTTGGTCGAATGCACCTCCTCGCCCAAGCGTGGACAACGCGCTTTCGAAGCGTGAGAATTTACCACCGCGTCGATCCATTGAAGAAGTCCTGGGTGTTGACGATAGTCTCCCCGACCCAGCTGCTTCCATGATTCCCACCGGCAACCAACCCAATTTGGAAGGGATTTTAAGTTCGGACAAGTCGGACAGCGACGCCCCGCTTATGTGGAGGGAGGGGGGCGTCGCCGGCAATACCAACGAAGCTTTGCCACCGGCTGATGGAGATACACCGTTGCTATGGCGGGAAGAGGCCCAGCGCCAACGTAGGGAAGGAAGACCGCAACGCTATCCCTGGGAAGGTCCTCCGCCGCCGGAAAATGCCAAATCCGTGGTAACGGACGGTTTAGCGTACCCCGAACCAGATGCGCAACCGTCCAGGGATCCAGACCCGATTGCAGAAGAATCAGAGGCGGAAAATGAATTGGCTGCATTTGAAGAGGAGCCAGTCGTCATGGAGGAACTGTCCGTCACGGATGAATCGGCTTTTGCCGAGGCACCCCCTCTTCTCGAGTATGAACCGCCCAGGGTCACTATGGATGATTTAGAGACGGAAATTCACGTCGCCGAGTCCAAGCGAGAGGAAACTTCGTCCGAACTAGTCTCGCAAGTCGAAACCGCAGCCCCTAAGGAAGCTGAAGTTCCGGAATTGGAATCAGTAACAAAAGTGGAAGATCTACTTGAAGACCAAGGGGCCACCGCCGACGTAGTGGATTTCGTCGACCCcgacaacaaaacaaatcGGAGCGATCCGGCGAAATCGGACaggaagaaacaaaaaatgaatcaaccgaaaacgaaagaagaggaagaagaactgCAAAGAAAGTACGCCGCTGCACCAACTTTGGAAGACAAGGCCTTCCAGATCCTCAAGGATCTGGGCATGCTGGAAGACATTAGCGAAGAGAATGAAAGCGAGGACAAGAGCACATAA
- a CDS encoding predicted protein — protein MGILATPSLTFGLIVAAYLGPLDATVGWIQPPPSSSSWVRRGVDHRTHGDVASVRFRADTARPFQRDRDDTDVLPDDEPDQNGGPSEQIRYMATFLNARLGKAVVQQILATTTTPAAAPRNENDESATGDTKKATADVPEDTIVAAVDAVATEPVPEPLVRESSPEVRDGPNTSIRNSTKTAPIVSPLISLEFGKELPVAVDKVEPLTETFSGKVLRALREGDTPGDREDEEYTESRGKQTESPLVENETKGVPETDTSETDAASLGTDQPKLYTASSATGTPETNSTEASTPMVEHGNTTLADTETGNPSSRNTESSEVENSEEDAETVMEQPSTGHKKEGDRDLTLVDEFYTDADVAEPTLDSAKEATEIGQLDQPRLYSTSQNNVTDANLSGRSLDEVVDDGSNDTDADLDEGEERPSLRHKKEGDRDVALQDEFLEPVEDQLRADQNATMSQDLANQGDQPLDVVPYPKSDMDDHLQDAVPYTRKKEIMELAMNSKNEKEPPRDVLAYRKKGVKLDDVRKENGGENVAGNVQSSNSDAPDNALPYPEAHDDLDLSTSETEPTQIPISGTPSGVRLPAGIMDELEATIEQAQSELNTNVGQSDSVVEGDSMENSDSRQTQDSGVVSDGTGSPLEPRIPSVVSREFGHPLEVVQDGISPPRDSQASTEAASDRPKNDASGESSSSTLNAAHRSFFREWQAFSKKSFGLDRTLFGKRR, from the coding sequence ATGGGAATCCTCGCGACGCCATCACTGACGTTCGGACTCATTGTGGCGGCGTACCTTGGGCCGCTCGACGCTACCGTTGGTTGGATacaaccaccaccatcgtcgtcgtcgtgggtCCGCCGTGGTGTTGATCATCGTACACACGGCGACGTGGCGTCCGTACGATTCCGTGCGGATACGGCCCGTCCGTTCCAACGCGACCGCGACGACACCGACGTCTTGCCGGACGACGAGCCCGACCAAAATGGTGGTCCTTCCGAACAAATTCGGTATATGGCGACCTTTCTGAACGCTCGTCTGGGCAAGGCGGTTGTGCAACAGATCctcgcgacgacgacgacgcctgCCGCCGCGCCACGcaacgagaacgacgagtcCGCCACAGGAGATACCAAGAAGGCAACTGCCGACGTGCCGGAGGACACCATCGTGGCAGCAGTCGACGCAGTTGCCACGGAACCCGTTCCGGAACCGCTGGTTCGGGAATCCAGTCCGGAAGTTCGAGATGGACCGAACACGTCCATTCGGAATTCTACCAAGACCGCGCCCATAGTGTCCCCTTTAATTTCACTGGAATTTGGGAAAGAGCTTCCCGTCGCGGTGGACAAAGTAGAGCCGCTGACGGAAACCTTTTCTGGCAAAGTGTTGCGGGCGTTGCGGGAAGGGGATACACCGGGCGACCGTGAGGATGAAGAATACACTGAGAGTCGCGGGAAACAAACGGAGTCACCCCTGGTGGAGAATGAAACAAAAGGCGTTCCCGAAACCGATACCTCGGAGACGGATGCGGCGAGCCTCGGAACTGACCAACCCAAGCTCTATACAGCATCATCCGCCACCGGTACGCCGGAGACGAACTCTACCGAGGCCTCGACACCCATGGTAGAGCACGGAAACACGACGCTTGCCGACACTGAGACTGGGAATCCATCTAGTCGAAACACAGAGTCTTCAGAGGTGGAGAACTCCGAAGAGGATGCAGAAACCGTAATGGAGCAACCGTCCACGGGCCATAAAAAAGAAGGCGACCGCGATTTGACGCTGGTGGACGAATTCTATACGGACGCGGACGTGGCCGAACCAACGCTCGATTCTGCAAAGGAGGCCACAGAAATAGGTCAATTGGACCAACCACGTTTGTACTCTACATCCCAAAATAACGTGACCGACGCGAATCTATCGGGACGCTCTCTTGACGAGGTCGTTGACGACGGAAGTAACGACACTGATGCCGATTTGGACGAAGGCGAAGAACGTCCATCACTCCGCCATAAGAAGGAAGGAGACCGGGATGTAGCTCTACAGGATGAGTTTTTGGAGCCTGTGGAAGATCAGCTACGTGCCGATCAAAATGCGACCATGTCACAGGACTTGGCCAATCAAGGCGATCAGCCGCTGGACGTTGTTCCGTACCCCAAATCAGACATGGATGACCATCTACAAGATGCGGTGCCGTATACCAGGAAAAAAGAAATCATGGAACTCGCGATGAACtccaaaaatgaaaaggAACCGCCACGTGATGTATTGGCCTATCGAAAGAAGGGGGTCAAATTGGATGATGTTCGGAAAGAGAACGGGGGTGAGAATGTCGCAGGAAATGTACAAAGTAGCAATAGCGATGCCCCCGACAATGCCCTTCCATATCCAGAGGCGCACGACGACTTGGATCTGTCTACTTCAGAAACTGAACCTACACAAATCCCAATCTCCGGCACACCGAGTGGTGTTAGGCTTCCTGCTGGTATTATGGATGAACTCGAGGCAACGATTGAGCAGGCTCAAAGCGAGTTGAATACAAATGTTGGACAGTCCGATTCGGTAGTAGAAGGAGATTCTATGGAAAACTCAGATAGCAGACAAACACAGGACTCTGGAGTAGTGTCTGATGGTACGGGAAGCCCATTGGAACCGAGAATCCCGTCGGTTGTATCCAGAGAGTTTGGTCATCCACTAGAAGTTGTTCAAGATGGCATTTCTCCTCCGCGAGACAGCCAGGCTTCGACAGAAGCTGCATCTGATCGGCCAAAGAACGACGCTTCCGGCGAATCATCCTCTAGCACTTTAAACGCTGCGCATCGGAGTTTCTTTAGAGAATGGCAAgcgttttccaaaaagagcttTGGCCTGGACCGGACACTTTTCGGGAAAAGGAGGTAA
- a CDS encoding predicted protein, with product MAMVIMSSLYRNLSVLLPLLLLLARSTQAFPQLSVTGGALRLPTAREQAFALRSTTGAGIRSLQQQQQRPNLPLYAQLPEAVGEDEDDNRHAEPQSPGLWQRCRPWLPFLRHHPHASRIPSTRHRFTLRRVTTAAAAALVGTTLGSALCVPQAAHASAPVMALPKAEGRDPASEALLEAERRQIKVTQQELQDMAATARKIEATQGEAARVRYEHEYQEAREAKAARKKADLEALRRELLDQGIDPFTDIEGKRQVIAFEKGVDLGKIPGTPFHLEKEFERSSRPQRSFGYKKVENRKIIACMVQDLKNRGLDPLEYFRTHGDKAADILDLPAPQAASLAQQYQANLEAYGQIRVPQEGEVSAKERLAQAAANDPSFQEQAKAQAKALKAQAKQAKADIKAKAQEAKRVAKEEAQRIKAEMKAAKQAEKDRAKAVAAGAATAVAGASTAVGSAVDQGAEMVQEQVAGAVETLSPGIDGRSGAGPDSGEDWTLPQEVMDGAPVPTASSTSLKGKIQAMPIVPVSAFVVAAGGGVAFKVYRDKQTKEEEERQRQFKLLMGDDDDIRRPSKMTPTSAPALEEIESNVPDMKQTEKPKAKEEPPRKENAATKKEETPVAPKKTKRIGLTKVFSKKKNARETDLKALLADDATAPNLAELLAKTLTFGAPGRFPKVVGLPGGMPMETFDLELAKEKLIAAQTDSGLSLKESAEVFANVVNCMLIDIVDLASTSLKEKDDKLTVDAINIVVDFMNHAASLYDSVAEGVVITPVTYGGSLSKSKLEQMYTAYAVSGMTNMANLSDDFENRVALLQDVFQINEKKAEGLMMKAVQKNMMNMLKDGEGMEGMEDMLKEMGGMEGMGDMASMMGPDGEGPNPEQLKEMLLSLKQLKDSGSIPPDELDAVKSQFKEAFGSGIDEVMKDADAQGGELTSDDKELLDLMKSILDG from the coding sequence ATGGCAATGGTAATCATGTCTTCGCTGTACCGGAACCTTTCCGTTCtgttgccgttgctgctACTATTGGCTCGGTCGACGCAAGCCTTTCCCCAACTCTCCGTCACCGGCGGGGCGCTACGCTTGCCGACGGCCCGTGAACAGGCATTCGCTTTGCGATCAACTACGGGAGCTGGTATCCGTTCTctgcagcaacaacagcaacgaccaAACCTACCCTTGTACGCACAGCTTCCCGAAGCCGTCGgcgaagatgaagacgacaatcGTCATGCCGAACCCCAATCCCCCGGGCTTTGGCAGCGATGCCGTCCGTGGCTCCCTTTCCTGCGCCACCACCCACACGCGTCACGGATCCCGTCCACACGCCACCGTTTTACACTCCGTCGCGTCACGACAgcagccgccgccgccttggTAGGGACTACGCTAGGCAGCGCTCTGTGTGTTCCACAAGCCGCCCACGCCTCGGCTCCCGTCATGGCCTTGCCCAAGGCCGAAGGCCGCGATCCGGCGTCGGAAGCCTTGTTGGAAGCCGAACGCCGGCAAATCAAAGTCACGCAACAAGAATTGCAGGACATGGCGGCCACGGCACGGAAAATTGAAGCCACGCAGGGAGAAGCCGCCCGCGTGCGCTACGAGCATGAATACCAGGAGGCCCGTGAAGCCAAGGCGGCCCGGAAAAAAGCCGACCTGGAGGCCTTGCGACGGGAATTGTTGGATCAAGGTATTGACCCCTTTACCGATATTGAAGGGAAGCGACAGGTCATTGCTTTCGAGAAGGGGGTCGATTTGGGGAAAATCCCCGGGACGCCGTTTCATCTCGAAAAAGAATTCGAGCGCTCCAGTCGGCCGCAGCGATCGTTCGGCTACAAAAAGGTGGAGAATCGCAAAATCATTGCCTGCATGGTGCAGGATTTGAAGAATCGCGGCCTCGATCCGCTCGAGTATTTTCGGACACACGGAGACAAGGCGGCCGATATTTTGGACCTACCCGCCCCGCAAGCCGCCTCACTCGCCCAGCAGTACCAGGCCAATCTGGAAGCCTACGGGCAGATTCGCGTCCCGCAAGAAGGAGAAGTCAGTGCCAAGGAGCGGCTCGCACAAGCAGCCGCCAACGATCCGTCTTTTCAAGAACAGGCCAAGGCCCAAGCCAAGGCTTTGAAAGCGCAGGCAAAACAAGCCAAGGCCGATATCAAGGCCAAAGCGCAGGAAGCGAAACGGGTCGCAAAGGAAGAAGCCCAACGCATAAAAGCGGAAATGAAAGCAGCCAAACAGGCAGAAAAAGATCGCGCCAAGGCAGTGGCGGCCGGGGCCGCCACTGCCGTAGCGGGGGCTTCGACCGCGGTCGGCTCGGCAGTAGACCAAGGGGCCGAAATGGTGCAAGAACAAGTTGCTGGAGCCGTGGAAACGTTATCGCCTGGTATTGACGGACGCAGTGGTGCAGGGCCGGACAGCGGAGAAGATTGGACGTTGCCACAGGAAGTCATGGATGGTGCGCCAGTACCTACCGCCTCTTCTACCTCCTTGAAAGGAAAGATTCAAGCCATGCCCATTGTTCCCGTATCAGCCTTTGTCGTGGCGGCCGGTGGTGGGGTCGCTTTCAAGGTGTACCGGGATAAGCAGACgaaggaggaagaggaaCGCCAACGGCAATTCAAATTGCTCATGGgagatgacgatgacattCGCCGTCCGTCCAAAATGACCCCAACAAGTGCACCTGccttggaagaaatcgaatccAACGTACCCGACATGAAGCAGACGGAGAaaccaaaagcaaaggaaGAGCCGCCCCGAAAGGAAAATGCTGCAacaaaaaaggaagaaaccCCTGTAGCGCCGAAAAAAACGAAGCGCATCGGATTGACCAAAGTTTTttccaagaagaagaacgccCGCGAAACTGATTTGAAGGCTCTGTTGGCGGATGATGCGACGGCACCCAATTTGGCCGAACTCTTGGCCAAAACCCTGACCTTTGGAGCTCCGGGACGGTTTCCGAAAGTCGTTGGGCTACCCGGAGGCATGCCCATGGAAACTTTCGACTTGGAATtggccaaagaaaagctaATTGCGGCCCAAACGGATTCAGGTTTGTCTCTGAAAGAATCGGCCGAAGTCTTCGCCAACGTTGTAAACTGCATGCTCATTGATATTGTAGATTTGGCATCGACTtcgttgaaagaaaaggacgACAAGCTGACGGTTGACGCAATTAATATAGTCGTGGACTTTATGAACCATGCTGCTTCCTTGTACGATTCCGTTGCCGAAGGTGTCGTCATTACACCGGTAACGTATGGCGGGAGCCTCAGCAAGTCGAAGCTAGAGCAAATGTACACGGCTTACGCAGTTTCGGGTATGACTAATATGGCCAACCTCAGCGACGACTTTGAAAACCGAGTAGCCCTCTTGCAGGATGTCTTTCAAATTAACGAAAAGAAGGCTGAAGGACTAATGATGAAGGCGGTACAAAAGAACATGATGAACATGCTCAAGGACGGTGAGGGTATGGAAGGAATGGAGGATATGCTCAAGGAAATGGGTGGTATGGAAGGAATGGGTGACATGGCATCCATGATGGGACCAGATGGCGAAGGTCCGAATCCGGAACAGCTCAAGGAAATGCTATTGTCGCTCAAGCAGCTGAAGGACTCGGGGTCTATCCCCCCTGACGAGCTAGATGCTGTGAAGTCTCAATTCAAGGAAGCTTTTGGTTCCGGCATTGACGAAGTTATGAAAGATGCGGATGCGCAGGGTGGGGAACTCACTAGTGATGACAAAGAGCTTCTTGACCTAATGAAATCAATTCTGGACGGCTGA
- a CDS encoding predicted protein — KTAEEKEGIAEAIKASVMFRNVTEEQREMIFACMESVPVKQGTWVIRQNTVGDRFYIIDEGQFEVRIVPDGDQDESGQGGHIVHVYEGSRARHAHPSFGELALMYSAPRSASIVAKTDGHLWALHRSAFRQVLVQAQDHRKGLKKALSEIPYFQYLDSDGINKLAAIMDEVTFGRGETIAQQGAQGEKMFVISSGQCYSDSVSKRATLKGGAWFGDEIFSGNGIYNATVMSLQTTNLWQLDANVLKQTMGPLLQGGKASV; from the coding sequence AAGACGgcggaggaaaaggaaggcaTCGCCGAAGCGATCAAGGCTTCGGTCATGTTCCGCAACGTCACGGAAGAACAACGCGAAATGATATTTGCCTGTATGGAATCGGTGCCGGTCAAGCAGGGTACCTGGGTAATTCGGCAGAACACGGTCGGGGATCGCTTTTATATCATCGACGAAGGCCAATTTGAAGTCCGCATTGTCCCCGACGGTGACCAGGACGAATCGGGACAGGGTGGTCACATTGTCCACGTATACGAAGGATCCCGGGCCCGCCACGCACATCCCAGTTTTGGTGAACTTGCGCTCATGTACTCGGCGCCGCGTTCCGCTTCTATCGTCGCGAAGACGGACGGGCACCTCTGGGCTCTGCACCGATCGGCCTTTCGTCAAGTCCTGGTACAGGCCCAAGATCACCGCAAGGGTCTCAAGAAGGCATTGAGCGAAATTCCGTATTTTCAGTATCTCGACTCGGATGGGATCAACAAATTGGCCGCTATAATGGATGAAGTTACCTTTGGTCGGGGCGAGACTATTGCTCAGCAGGGCGCACAGGGTGAAAAGATGTTCGTGATTTCGTCCGGGCAGTGCTACAGTGATTCGGTGTCGAAACGCGCGACTCTTAAAGGTGGCGCCTGGTTTGGCGACGAAATTTTCTCGGGTAACGGTATCTACAACGCAACCGTTATGAGTCTACAAACCACTAATCTGTGGCAATTGGATGCCAACGTTCTCAAGCAAACGATGGGACCGCTTCTACAAGGTGGAAAAGCGAGTGTCTAA